Proteins from a single region of Gossypium arboreum isolate Shixiya-1 chromosome 1, ASM2569848v2, whole genome shotgun sequence:
- the LOC108481851 gene encoding uncharacterized protein LOC108481851, which produces MGKPQSSALKKSKKYLYHFISSVGYTGKDRGSQRSNLRSSAPSVASAGSVGNSKPRCKHCNKFHFGECRMRSGGCYRCGSLDHYLRDCPKKLKKILFQTSKPSNPALKGRPPRNLGNMNDSRGIRKDSIVKSEARPPARIFARRVREDASAPDVITGTFSLLDTDITF; this is translated from the coding sequence ATGGGCAAGCCACAATCATCAGCtttaaagaaatcaaagaaatatcTTTATCATTTTATCTCATCTGTGGGATATACTGGAAAAGATCGAGGCTCTCAACGCTCTAATTTGAGATCTTCGGCTCCATCAGTAGCAAGTGCTGGAAGTGTCGGTAATTCTAAACCTAGATGTAAGCattgtaataaatttcattttggagAGTGTCGTATGAGAAGCGGAGGctgttatagatgtggttctctcgACCACTATCTTAGAGATTGTCCAAAAAAGTTGAAAAAGATATTGTTTCAGACTTCAAAGCCAAGTAACCCTGCCTTGAAAGGTAGACCACCTCGTAACCTCGGTAATATGAATGATAGCCGAGGTATAAGAAAAGATTCAATTGTTAAATCTGAAGCACGACCACCAGCCAGGATATTTGCTAGACGTGTACGAGAGGATGCTTCTgcacctgatgttattactggtacattttctcttcttgatacAGATATTACTTTTTAA